Proteins encoded by one window of Candidatus Poribacteria bacterium:
- a CDS encoding acetate--CoA ligase, which yields MFEFFFSPKSVAVIGASRNKQKLGYGVLLNIIQSGFKGRVYPINPKADEILNLKCYPSVLDIPDDIDLAVVVIPARHVLKAVEECGRKGVKGVIVISAGFKEAGGEGAKLEQELVRIVRQYGMRMMGPNVLGLIDTITPINASFSAGMPHSGSIAFMSQSGALCTAVLDTSLAEGIGFSRFVSLGNKADFNEIDLLEAWEKDPHSKVITAYLEGIVDGVRFLEVARRVTKTKPIIAIKSGTTEAGARAVSSHTGTLAGSEKAYEAAFRQAGIIRVFSIRELFDYALGFAMQPMIKGGGIAIVTNAGGPGIMMTDACERFGVPIARFSRETIERLRAHLPPAANVLNPVDVIGDALADRYAVALETVLNDPNVGGAVVILTPQVVTQIEETAKVVGEIASRYDKPVLGCFMGKATTEKGVQILREYSIPNYEVPERAAGVFRAMYEYKNWLETPPLKVERYEFDRDRIKRVITTARSEGRLTLGDTEAREIIQACGISVPKTGLARTPEEAVRIADEIGYPVVMKIASPNILHKTDVGGVKLNIQTPEDVRDAFDLFIYRATRYMPDATIWGCQIQQMVRGGREVIVGISHDPQFGPLLMFGLGGIYVEALRDVSFRIIPLSRREATEMVNEIKSIGLLRGFRGEPPSDIDSVVDVILRVAQLSMDFPEIVELDINPLMVMEVGKGTIAVDVRMVLSSR from the coding sequence ATGTTTGAATTTTTCTTCTCTCCAAAGTCGGTGGCCGTTATAGGTGCTTCGAGGAACAAGCAAAAGCTGGGATACGGCGTTTTACTCAACATAATCCAATCGGGGTTCAAAGGCAGGGTTTATCCCATAAACCCTAAAGCCGATGAGATACTTAATTTGAAATGTTATCCTTCCGTTTTGGACATCCCTGATGATATAGATCTGGCCGTGGTGGTTATACCGGCCCGACATGTTTTGAAGGCCGTGGAGGAATGCGGAAGGAAGGGGGTCAAAGGCGTCATCGTCATATCGGCCGGCTTTAAGGAGGCAGGGGGCGAAGGCGCAAAACTGGAACAGGAGCTGGTGAGGATCGTTCGTCAATACGGTATGAGGATGATGGGGCCGAATGTGCTGGGATTGATAGATACCATCACGCCTATCAACGCCTCCTTTTCGGCCGGAATGCCTCATTCGGGCTCGATCGCCTTTATGTCTCAATCCGGTGCCCTCTGTACCGCCGTCCTGGACACGTCCCTTGCGGAAGGGATCGGGTTTTCCAGGTTTGTCAGTCTGGGGAATAAGGCCGATTTCAATGAGATCGATCTGCTTGAAGCCTGGGAGAAAGACCCTCACAGCAAGGTCATCACCGCCTATCTTGAGGGGATAGTTGACGGGGTGCGTTTTTTGGAGGTGGCCCGTAGGGTAACCAAGACCAAACCCATCATCGCCATAAAATCCGGGACAACAGAGGCAGGCGCCAGGGCTGTTTCATCCCACACGGGAACCTTAGCCGGTTCTGAGAAGGCATATGAGGCCGCCTTCAGGCAGGCGGGCATCATCAGGGTTTTCTCCATTCGAGAGCTTTTTGATTACGCCCTCGGATTTGCCATGCAGCCGATGATCAAAGGCGGCGGAATCGCCATCGTGACGAACGCCGGCGGGCCCGGGATAATGATGACGGACGCCTGCGAGCGATTCGGCGTGCCTATAGCCCGGTTTTCACGTGAGACAATAGAGCGTCTGAGGGCTCATCTCCCCCCGGCCGCTAACGTTTTAAACCCCGTCGATGTGATAGGCGACGCCCTTGCCGATCGGTATGCTGTCGCCCTGGAAACCGTGTTGAACGATCCTAACGTCGGCGGAGCTGTGGTTATACTTACCCCTCAGGTTGTGACGCAGATAGAAGAGACCGCCAAGGTAGTTGGAGAGATCGCCTCCAGATATGATAAACCGGTTTTGGGATGCTTCATGGGCAAAGCCACCACCGAAAAGGGGGTTCAGATACTCAGAGAATACAGCATCCCGAACTACGAGGTTCCGGAGAGAGCTGCGGGGGTCTTCAGGGCGATGTATGAATACAAAAACTGGCTTGAAACCCCTCCGCTTAAGGTGGAACGATACGAGTTCGACCGCGATAGGATCAAACGGGTGATCACAACCGCCAGATCTGAGGGAAGGCTGACGCTGGGCGACACGGAGGCGAGGGAGATCATCCAGGCATGTGGTATCTCGGTTCCAAAGACGGGGCTGGCTCGAACACCGGAGGAGGCCGTGCGGATAGCGGATGAGATCGGCTATCCGGTCGTTATGAAGATAGCCTCCCCGAATATCCTTCATAAGACCGATGTGGGTGGAGTTAAACTGAACATACAGACTCCGGAGGATGTCAGGGATGCCTTCGACCTTTTCATCTACCGTGCCACTCGGTATATGCCGGACGCCACCATATGGGGATGTCAGATCCAGCAGATGGTGCGAGGCGGCAGGGAGGTGATCGTCGGGATAAGTCACGACCCTCAATTCGGGCCGCTTCTCATGTTCGGACTGGGTGGGATATACGTGGAGGCCCTTCGGGATGTGAGTTTCCGTATAATCCCCCTCTCACGACGAGAGGCGACTGAGATGGTCAACGAGATAAAATCGATAGGGCTGTTGAGGGGATTCAGAGGCGAGCCGCCGTCCGACATAGATTCAGTGGTAGACGTCATCCTCCGCGTAGCCCAGCTCTCCATGGATTTCCCAGAGATCGTCGAGCTGGACATCAACCCGCTCATGGTGATGGAGGTGGGAAAGGGAACTATAGCCGTAGATGTGAGAATGGTGCTTTCATCCAGATGA
- a CDS encoding phosphotransacetylase family protein has translation MVALYVTSNQLSSGKSILCVGLAKKFDEEGFSFCYMKPVSAMAQIEEGEVIDDDALFIKKFFDLPHPLSDLVPITLTPQTVEAILRETVKLDFEGQLKEAFRKYAGDKDILLLEGEGSMCEGYIIGLYKSYVADLFGAKELMVIRYESDMAAVDESLAAKDMLGDTLLGVVLNMVPKPRMQFVEEVVRPYLEKRGIAVLGVLPRERILQSVSVGELVEALDGEVLCCEEECDELVEYITVGAMTIEAALYYFRRRANKAVITGGDRPEIQLAALETPTKCLILTGNIYPSPIILSRAEELGVPIILVRHDTFTAAQLIDQVFGRSRFCQERKINLFGKLLNDQFDFRRFYDALGLLGSG, from the coding sequence ATGGTAGCCCTATATGTCACTTCAAATCAGCTTTCCTCCGGGAAAAGCATATTGTGTGTCGGCTTGGCTAAGAAATTCGATGAGGAGGGCTTTTCGTTCTGCTACATGAAGCCGGTCAGCGCCATGGCACAGATCGAAGAGGGGGAAGTGATCGACGACGATGCACTGTTTATCAAAAAATTCTTCGATCTGCCTCATCCGTTGAGCGATCTGGTTCCGATCACCCTGACCCCGCAGACGGTCGAGGCGATTCTGCGTGAGACGGTTAAGCTGGATTTTGAAGGGCAACTGAAGGAGGCCTTCAGAAAATACGCCGGGGACAAGGATATCCTGCTCCTTGAGGGCGAAGGATCCATGTGTGAGGGTTACATAATTGGGCTTTATAAATCATATGTGGCCGATCTCTTCGGCGCTAAGGAGCTGATGGTGATCAGATATGAATCCGACATGGCGGCCGTGGACGAGTCGCTTGCCGCTAAGGATATGCTCGGGGATACGCTGTTAGGAGTGGTTCTAAATATGGTGCCGAAGCCTAGAATGCAGTTCGTCGAGGAGGTGGTTCGTCCATATCTGGAGAAACGGGGGATAGCCGTATTAGGGGTATTGCCTCGCGAGCGGATCCTTCAATCCGTTAGCGTGGGGGAACTGGTTGAAGCCCTGGATGGTGAGGTCCTGTGCTGTGAGGAGGAATGCGATGAGCTGGTGGAATACATAACGGTAGGTGCCATGACGATAGAGGCCGCCTTATACTACTTCCGGCGAAGGGCGAACAAGGCCGTCATCACAGGAGGAGATAGGCCCGAGATACAGCTAGCTGCCCTTGAAACCCCAACTAAATGCCTGATCCTGACAGGGAACATCTATCCAAGCCCGATAATCCTCTCCCGAGCCGAGGAGCTCGGGGTACCGATAATCCTGGTTCGTCATGACACCTTCACGGCCGCGCAGTTGATAGACCAGGTCTTTGGAAGAAGCCGGTTCTGCCAGGAGAGAAAGATAAATCTCTTCGGGAAACTGCTCAACGATCAATTCGATTTTCGAAGGTTTTATGATGCTTTAGGGCTTCTAGGTTCAGGATAA